CCACTGTGTGAAATATTCTTTTATTGCCATAAgtgattgagttttttttttcctttcagccCTTGATCATGCCATTACTTCCCGTGTGCATGGTCAACATTTGGTTCGAGATGTTGTTCTAAAAGCACTGACGTCCCACCTGCAGAATGATGAACCTTCAAAAGTGAGATGATAAGAGAATACAGCTTGGTGTGTAATTTAAAGTCATTAGTGAGGTGCCAGAAGACTAGAGACAAGCCATCATTGTGCCACTGTTCAATAGTAAAGGAAGTAGGGATGATAGTGACAGGTATTGGGAAATAGGCTTATTTAGTCTGCCCGGAAAGCTGAAGCAAGGATAATAGGAGACTTCTGACGTGGCTACCCTTTGTTGATATTGATCCCACTATTTGAGTTGTACTGCTGTATAATTCTATAAGTACATACTGTAAAGTGTTTTAAAATAACATTCTTGTATCTATCAAATGAACTCATAGCTTTTTTCAATCATAGTTGATTTGGATAGCGGTATGGTAGTGATTCATATCAATAACCAGCTCAGTAGACTGTTATATGTATGTTTATGCATCTGTGGAACACTCAGACAGTATTTTTGAAAAGGAATAATTTTAAGAGACACTAAATATAGTCTCATTAAGTAATCACTACTTAATCTTTTCTGTATATATGTAGCTGACCATTGAATATCCTCAgaacttccctttcatttccaggCCCTTGTTATGAGTTTCCATGGATGgactggaggagggaagaattatGTATCAAAATTCATTGCTGAAAACATTTACAAATTAGGAATGAGAAGTGACTTTGTACACATATTTGTTAGTACAATTCACTTCCCCCATGAGCAGCAAGCAGATATCTATAAGGTATGTTGGTTCCAGATGTTGTGATACTTACTGAGTGGCGGTGAACTATATAATATGCAATAAAATTTCTATCAGATAGAGTGAAGTATTCATCTACTTCAGGAACAAAATAGCCatgattttcatatttttcaaacTAAAGATGTCAGAAACTTAGTCACTGATTAGCTTTAAATGTTTAATTACATAACTTCCTTTCTTAAAGAACAGTAGTCAGTGTTTTTATATGCAGCAAAGATAGTgagttcaaatattttagttacaTAGTTACATACTCACATAGATAATCAAGCACAAAGGGAGTACTTTTTAAAACTGTTTGGAACACACTGTACAGTGTACTTGGAAAGGATGCATACTACTCATATTGTAAAAATATagctttcctcttccattcttacaACTTTCTGGGCACTCAAGCAGCCTTTCTTTGTCATCTCCACTCTTTGGGCCCCTCCAGATACAAAAGGGGCCATACTAGACTTAGATAATAATGCCCTAACATAAGGAACACTTAAAAAAGTACCAGGTGTTGTCTGTGCAGGTTGGGTTGTGAATGAGAATTATGTCATCAACATAAGTGCAACAGCTACACTTAAGTTTGTGGTGTCAGTAACTTTGCTACAAAACTTACATTATTAATTACTAAACCTGGATTAGATATACTTTTGCTTTTTAAAGTTAGGGTTGAATTCCCAAACCTAAATGTTTATAGACACAGGAGCTCACAATATGTTCAATAATTCGTTTTATGAAAAGActagatatttatttattttttatgctttGTTTACAGCTTCACTTGCAAGATTGGATACGAGGGAATGTAAGCAAGTGTGAAAGATCCCTGTTCATCTTTGATGAAATTGACAAGATGCCCATTGGAATGATAAATGGAATCAAACCCTTCATTGACTATCATGAAAATATTGATGGTGTTGACTTCAGGTACTGTTTGTCATTTTATCATTAAACATTGCATCATAATTAATTTAATTAATCATTTTCTACAATGCCACTAGTCTGGAAAATTATGCATCAAAGTACAAAATCACTAGTTTACATAGTAATTGAGTAATACATCATAATACATCTATTGTAATATCCTTCTGAGCCTGAGTGCTGCATTCTCCATACAGTTTGATACACATTTCCAGCCATTATGGTGTTTGCTTGTTTCTTTCCAGGAAATCCATATTTTTGTTCCTGAGTAACACTGGGGGTCCAGATATTACTAGAGCTGTGCTGAAAATGTGGCGTGCaggcaagaagagggaggaaatcaCAATGATGGATTTGGAACCCTTGACTGAGCGAGGGGCCTTCAATGAGCAAGGTATGCGGTGTACGGTGACTTGGTTCATCAATAGAGGACTCAATGaatctatttatatttctttttttcctttacttattcatgtatttaaccctttccttgcgcgcagtctggacgcgactatcccctcaggtgcagtcagggagcccaatgggggtgttcttttaacctctgtatctcaaaaactagtattcatcacagctaaaaaccaaaaacaccactggaaagaggaggtccagatctataggagttggttatgtatgcctttcttgcgaacgtacatgcacgttcagggagtgttgaatgttaacacttaacGTCAGTGCGTGCAGGATGATCAACCATATTGAGGTAACTGCGGACATTCCtttttcagactctggcaagggagtattgccaactgcaatatttacaactatttggtcaaagaatcagtcaggtgataggtgaagctatgcaaaaatgccgctatattgggcaagaacatccaccagttactcgtccgtagatttaccgcgctgggctgatatgattttccatcaaatttagtgaagaacccactcagttggcaatcctgtgttgtgagattTAGTGTTAGAACACTCTCATacatgggagatttgagtgcggctggagctcgcagcgagtgtttagcgccaccagcaaatacgcctaacgcccgctgcaagcgtttagcaatgaaagggttaagagacaTCATTATATTcgcctctgtggtctagtggttagcataACTTGTTGGTTCCATGAGAGCTGGAGGACCTAATCCTTCAGGGATGGACTCACGGACTTGGTATCATTTCTTGGGTGACAGTACTGCATGCTCATTGGCCAATCCTTAGCTTGTTCCATTATGCAggaaattgactttgtattcctaccaaaatcCTTTTTGAGCTGCAGGGTAACACTGATAAAAACTAATTCAATAATCTCTTAATTGATAAGTATatgccttttgaactattataaataAATCTGAAATGACATTCGTAAAACTAAGTCGGAACTTCATGTAAATGGACAACATCCAGCGACTGTTAATTAAGGCtagacttttttttacttctacaaAGTGCTAAGCTACAGTCTACACAGTGTCATTCGTTAATtaatttattgtaagatttcttggtacaTTTTTAGTCCTGACTTggtcataatgtgtagtgatgccATGTAGTCATAACATAAACACTGACTTGAcgaccttctcttttccttcattgtgCTAGCATTAATCCTGCAATATATTTCCGttatttgtgggtaataaactaataagTAGCCATAAAGGAGAgcaattataagaataactacatttgGATACCAACAGTGTTTATTTTAAAAGGTAGCAGAGAACAAGAGATAGGAGGCTATGTCACAGCAAACGAAATTTGGTGCAGGTTGGATCTaataaacaacagccaatgagcagCACAGAGACTGTcgcccaagcaatgatgccaagtccgcgagtcgaTCCATGAAAGATTAGGCCCGCCAGTTCTTGTGGAACCTACTATAGCTATGAATTCACGGGCCCAAGTGTGAATCCTGGCCTGAGCAGttggcatgcagctcacccagctgttcattctcccttgtGGGccagttgataaatgggtacctggggaaacctagggaaggtaaactgtaatAACCTGGTGTTACACTGGCCCAGTGTCCCAGGTAAAAAAAGGGTTCTTACCTATTACAAGCTCAAAGATGAATTACTGTATTTGACAGCTCATaagacatactttttttttttttgaaaaaatgTCCCTGAAAATCACCCTGCATTTTATAAGGTCAAGGGTCAGCagaagcccccccccaaaaaaaaagtaattcacTACTAGCCATGTGACTGAGCCTCTACGCCTATGCATGCATGTATTTAGGCTTAAGGTTGTCAATTAATATATTTCAGATGTAGAACAATACTGAAGGTTACGAGGGAACAAATAAAACAAAGCGGAGGCATCAGCACGTGGGACACTCGTTCTTTTACAGAACCCACCTCTACTTATGCCTGCGGGTCACttgtcctttaggggttaaggcATGATATAAATATTTGATACTCATGACCAGTTAGCTTTTAGTTTGCAGTGTTCATAACCTGCTTTTGATGGAAACTACTTTAACTTCTGTTTGGGAATTGGGGTAACATAATGATGGTACGTAATGGACTAATGGTTATTTGCATAACTGACTTGTAAATTTGCAGGAGGATTGCATAAGAGTGAACTGATCCAGCATTCCCTTGTGGACCACTACATCCCCTTCCTGCCTTTGGAGAGGCACCACGTGGAGCTGTGTATCCGTGATGAGATCCAGAGACGAGGTCACACTCCAACTAAAGAGCTGATCAAGTAAGTATACACAGAGCTATATCACCTccagtattattatcatcataattattacCGTAATtgcaattattatcatcatcagcaactGTAATAACAATATAAGGTACCACCCTCAACTCTCATATTTATTACTCATTTATTTGTTGCTATCAACTTTATAGCAGTGCTGAATGTTCCTTAGAATAATACAAGCATACTAACAGTGTTGCTGCCCCTGATGTGGCTTATCCTCACCTTGGATATGTGTGGTGCAAAAAACTCACTTTCCTTTATGCATACGCCTGAGGAAGCTTTTCCCCAACGTCTACACCAGTACAATAATTAGCTTCTAATGGATCAAGTAATTAGTCAGAACAATTGATGAAAATTACACTTCTTCACACTATTTACAATATGATATGATATGCAGTAGACCTTTGTTTTCCTGGATTTCAGATTTTTTGGACAAATTTCCCAAAATTCCACTTATCATAGTTTTTTCCAATCACCAATATTAAATTGTAGGGCATCTGCCAGATAGCTTTCACAGTGGCAGCTTGTTTGAATTGCATCTGACCATGAGTGTGGGGATAGGGCCCTTAGTATCAACATTTACCCATCGCTagtattatttcatgtttttgtaACCAATAATTGTTTCATAAACATTTACTGAACGGCAACTGCCATTCAAGGGCCGTCCACCTATCAGCATACACAGCATCAGTGTCATTTTTGCATGAAACAAGAAAATCACATTATTTGCCCATTTCATTGTTTTGACATTTATGGTCCTGtaacctttttattattttttttgacatGGGTATCCCTGCCATTTTGACATTACAAAACACACCAGACAACTGCTCAGCCAACAGTTGGCATTGGGATCTGACTTCCTGAGTGAGCCAGCCAGGTTCTGCCTCATTGTCATACTCTGCCTTACTGCTTGGCTGCCTCTTCAGCTGTTTACATCACTTTTTTAACCCTggggatcaccaccaccatggcttCACCCCTACTATACTTAGCAAGCACAGTAATGTGCTCACCAGTCTAGTATCAAAAGTGAAATTTACACAAAGGCATGAAACTGGTGATGCCCACAACAAAATAGCAAGAGATTCAAAGCTCCCAATGTGTGTGGgaacaaaaaaaattatatatatgtatatatatatatatatatatatatatatatatatatatatatatatatatatatatatatatatatatatatatatatatatatatatcagagctgggactaccgattgacatttgggattgGTACTAcgattactgctaccgatactgatcattcggtattttgaagaaactacgaataccgctaccgatcgcatgattggcagtcaatatcggtagattgaaaaggactttttgttaagacttaagagaagaccCGCAAAATGAATTTCaagcgcatctatgggaagcagttagcaggaaattccaggtattactttgacgtcatcacgcttagccaatcaccggccgttctgggcgttctcagccaatcagaggcagccacgacctagcagattctcgctcccgccaaaagttttggcgggagccccactcttgtttggcatgccgacgcgagtagcctacacctacgctctagctcctacgctctcgacaacgtgctcagcctcatcgcctagtgttttaagtggcagtgtttttaagtccacccgccgcggcagcagcacttaatcgttttgtgccATCAACCGCATCCTCACCGACCAGGGCTCCGCCAGCTTCGACATGAAGGATGCCGAGATCATCAAGGAGTACATGGACGTGATGGAGCCTGTTGCCACCTGCCTGGACAGGATGCAGTCAGACAAGTGGGCCTACATGGGCAACCTCCTGCCCGACCTGATGCTCCTCAAGAAGAAGCTCCAGCAGCAGCAGAGCCGCAACCTCAAGCACGCCAAGAAGCTTGTGGACTACCTCCTCGACCAGGACAACCTCACTAATGGCTTTGCCAACAGGTAAGATAAAACCCCTTGTAAAAACTTTTATAAACTTTTAAAAACTTGTAAAAAATTCTtagcattttttattttatcttttattcaaaACTAaaatttaaattaaaaaaaaaatataattaagtcGCTTAGATAAAACTTAAAAGAAATTATTGATTTTAAAGAACTTTTATAAATAAAAACTTATATGTGCTTTTTTTATTAGATTTGGTCACCTGTTCGCGGAGGAGCACCTGCTGATGGCCACCGCCACCCACCCAGCCCACACTCTCCAGGCCATCCACCGCCTTGCAGGACTACACCACCATCAAGGAGAGGCTTGTCAGGAGTTGGTCGACATCGTCAGTCCAACCCAGGCAGCTGCTGATCAGGGTGGCAATCAGTACTTCTGCTATGATGACCTCTATGGGCCTTCTACTTCCACCACCCCAGCCAACAAATCTACGCTGGAGGAGGCCATCAAGCTGGAGGTCATCAACTGGGCCAGGACCAGGGACCACGTCGTCAGGAAGGAGCAGTTTCCTGCCGGCCACGACGCCTGGGTGAAGTTGTTTGTCAAATACAACACCTCCTGCCCAGTTCCGCTGCCGCTGAGAGGTTGTTCAGCAGCAACATCCTCCGCCCAAGAGGTCCTCCTGACTGCCAACAACTTTGAGCAGTTGGTGATGTTGAAGGGCAACAGCGAGCAGTTCAAGACATTCCTCAAGGAGGACCTCAAGAAGGCGCCGACACCGACCTGGAGTAGGAGGCTCAAGACTGCTTCAGTTGTAATTTTTTTGTGTTGGGaagaaatttattttgtgaaagttaataaataatgctgtattgtctagtttgtttaaatttaactttttcagtttgatgtttatttttgaggagaaattcatttattaaataagttatgtattttgAACTTAAAAGATATTaaagactctaatttacttctattcttaagttaaccgaaataagagaaataacttaaaagtgtgttatgggcctttaaaagcatttttattatataattatagagttttttaatctaGAATCTATACCGaccggtagatttctgaaaaatctaccgatctaccgataccgcGTGGatcgactaccgataccggtggtagattttttctacagaatcccagctctgatatatatatatgattttttcttcactcttaaaGGTGGTCAGAAAACTAACCCTCCCTATCTCTTAACAATCTTATGGGAGAAGTAAGTTTGTTATTTGATTGTTTCAATATTCAGCCAACCCTGTCCGAtagtagtttatatatatatatatatatatatatatatatatatatatatatatatatatatatatatatatatatatatatatatatatatatatatatatatatgatatagcAGTTTTTAtcatatatagatagaaagatagataaatagatatatagtgatttatttattgactttattacatttatttatttactaccaACAGAAAGGTGTCCAATGAGATGATGTTCTTCCCTCCAGAAAATCAACTGTTTTCCACAACCGGATGCAAGAGAGTTGCTCAGAAAGTTGGTTTCATATTGGCTGATGAGCTGTATGGCTCACTGTTTACCTGAGAGATACTGATGACTTGCTTTGATGTGAAGCTTGAATTCCCTTTACTGTATATGTGGGCATAACTTTTAAATGTTTGTAATTAGTGTATATATAATACTGTTGTCTGAAGACTTTACTTTATGGCAGTGGTTCTCAACTTAGGTACACCCCTCCCCCTTGTTATGCAATGGAAATAAGCTGTCTGTCTCAAAACACGGTTTGATGCATTATTTCAGGTACACAATGATGCAGGAAAAGGGAGTGACAAAGGGCTAACAGGTGAAATCAATGAATTTGTCATCTGATCTCTCTTGAACTATAGATGACAAGCTaaaagaaattattattattattatttttctttttacgtttaaCATATgacaccagtaggctttcttggtgggacctggtggtcGATCCCAGTCTgttggcacaggcaagtgttttatagtggtcttgcttggctcattctgtcccccagagctcattgttaatcctctttagagagttaatctagagtctgcttcaggacagcatgtgggtagttttaggccacttggcaatgactgaaaattgtcagcttgtagcagcaGGTGGGACTCAAACCAGGGTCCTCCAGGACGACATGCCCGTGGTCTGTGATAAGCACCAAGAAACTTAAAATAGTTCATTGGCTAATTGGGTTTGAGAACCACTGCCCTAGAGGATCATAATTTTACCCAGACAACTCATGGCCATGTGTATTTATGAATACAAAGTATATATGCTATTTCATCAATTGAAAATAGAGATTAAATGAGATTAAatgaaggggatgagggaagtAAGAGAGCAAATGACTGCTGGGATGGAAGAAATTCATGCAGAAACATAAAGGCTGAGTGAAGAAGTTAGGAATGTTTATCTTTTGTTCGTCTAGAAACTATGATTTGCCTCCAACTTTTATGTGCTGTGAGATGTTAtttagtggaggtgatgatgtattcattgtaattttaggggtttggacagcaatGTGGCCTTTGCACTGGATATTTTCTCCTCAAATTTCACTTTTCTCATCCTATTCTCACTATttttaactttatattttattAAAGGTCTTTTTAACAATTTACCTTTATTGCTAGAAAGGAGTGGATGATGACAGTAATGATATGAACTTAAGTTATGCATGTGTATTATTTCATCTTCATGTTTAAAATATTTATCATTCAAGGAATGTCCCATCAGAATGTGGTGACAGAAAGCTCATCTCAAGTGTTTCTTCTGTGAATGGATGTAGTTTTgtcctgtttattttcttttgggGATTGTTTGATATAGGTacctgaagaagggaaggaacggctAGCTGAATCATAAGTGTTTTTATATattgaacagaaaagaaaacccaGTCAAAGGTTAATGAAACAAATTAATATTCCTGATAAAGTGCAGCTTAGCGTACTTAAAATGGTTTAGCCCAGGTATTCCTTATAAGTGTTTAAAAACAAATAATTTCATTTCTCCTGAGTTTGCAGGttaattggaaaaaaataataactgcaCTTATTAGTGCATGAAATGAAATTGTTTATGCAACTCTGTAATAAATACATTATTTTGACTCggaatatattttttaatatgaAGGTTTGAAGCTGTTGCTGTACACAACTTTTTAGTCGTTGGTATTTAACAAATTTGTGTATATCTCTGAATTGATCACTGTATTATAACTGCTATTGTATTATTAAGCCGTGGGCTTCAGCAATGGGAAAGCCGATAAGTGGCcaagaaacgacaaaattacactgcattttgagaccaagaaaagagcatggaacgtacatcagagtactcctctcataaccataaagccgttaaaaacatttacttttactcaaactccattctttttgggtggtgtttgttacaaaataaacagtctcgtgacgcgtggcatctagccgagagtcgcttgttgtctactttagagaatttgacaagtgattactgtatggatagctaattgagtatgccatgaccttacagcaccacctatgacaaaaaagcccaccacaatgacctcagGCATTCATGGAGGggtgcgctatgccaccacctcctacaattagcttgaattaggtgttttatggcgagccctttttagggtccaccgtaccacagccacgactcgtgaaagccctaaaaagggtctgccaacgttctcgggttaactCACTGGaaacttaatgtgtgtgtgtgtgtgtgtcactcactCACCGTCTGATCACATGCTGCACTCGCAATCGCCAAACTGTACCCTCCTTGCTTTGAGCTTGGAGCTGTGTGTTCAGGGATCTGTTGGCACAgctgggacctcacacaccacacacacccttccccacaGCAGTAGATATGAGCACAGCAGTCACCAGTATTTACTTTAGATTAGTCATTTCATCAGTTGGTTATAAGTGCTATTAACTTTGAATTGCAATAAATGCAATGATAGATGAGTTCTGTCTTTAGTAAATATTGATCTGCTTGGTTATTTTAATAATTTTCATATTATGTGGTAGGAAAATAAGAGGACAACCTTATCTAGTCAGTGATGTATTTAACATTTTTTAGAGGTTAATCAGGATGACTTTAATTTCTGATTTTATAAatcaaataaaattaaataaccGGTGTACATAATGAACCTGAATGGTATTGTTGCATTTACTGTTACTCTTGTGCAGTTACCCTGAGTGTTCTACTACATCCACCAATCATAGTAGATGAAAGGGATCACAAGAGCAATTAAGAGAATTTCTGTAGTCAGGTAATTTGTGTATATGTAAAAAGAACTTACTTAACAAGGATTCACAAAGATCATTTACTTCTTGTGCAACACACTCATAACAGCGTAGTGTGGATGATGAGAATGAAACGGCTAAGCATGAGGTGGATAAAAATTTGTGTTGTGAGCTACAGAATAaatttgaaaattaagatacTAAAGATGTTTGCTTACATTGCCTAATTTCATACTAAAGTTGTGTGCTCTTGCACCTTGTTAAATGTTGCTTTCGATAGAAAATATTTTTcttgtgtgttagagagagaggaaCTCATTGACACTGTTGTCATTAAGGGACTCAATGATGTGTGTGTGCACAGAGTATCAGTTTTTGGTCTAGTTCAGATGGCAAAAAATTATCTCTCCTGGGGAAGTCTTTTATGCCTGTGCCATAACATTTGCTTTCTTTGCCACCTCAGCAACATTGTGGAAATAGAAAATCTGAAACACATTCTGATGAACTTTGTAAATAACAACTGTTGCTCTACATTGTAATGAGTTAAATAACAACAAAGGGAAGAAACCAGTAAACACAAAATTCCTTTAAAGCATTGAAGGCAGGAAATACTCTGCCACTTCATTAATCTTAATGAAGTTGGTGATGTGATCATTAGTGCTGACATGGCTGGTGATGATGGCTTACTTCTGAACTCTCTATATATGCCATGTTTCAATTGATGCTGTCTGTTCAATTTTATTCAATTGTTTAAGCTTGGATATTCCTATTTTTAAGCTTTAATGAATCTTGCTCTCTAAATTTTATGTGTGACAGACCTAATCAAAAGTAATTTTCTGATAAAGTAAGTGAAATTATGGTGGTTTCCATTCTTTATTACCGAAGATAAAGGTAACATGCTCACACATTTCTGAAATCAATCATCTTTATAACTGTTTCATGCAAGTTAAGGGGCACTGGACTACTACCGTCCAGACTTCATCTTTGAAGGAATTTAtaagttattatttttgttgttctcttagaatgaaaatatatttagatGATAAAAGACCGTTATGCATGTCactggtaataaaaaaaaaattattgctcATTTTAAATTCCCAGTACATATTCTTCACAGAACTGGAGTGACAATTGTAACATGGCATTTCGGTGCAGCCATTTCATCAAGCAATACTGTGATGTACTCTTGTCTTTAATTAAAGTAATGTAAAGAACCACCTTTCTGACAAATATTAAAGATAAAGGTGAAGTTGGGTGGCAAATGCAAAACATTTATGCAGCTGTAGAACTTGACATTTCAACTCTGATGTGTTGTTGAATGGAAATTAATGTTTGTAGTACTTTTCTTGTATGTAATTTGAATTACAGGAAGTGATTATCGTGACATGCGCTGcagaaagaatatatatatatatatatatatatatatatatatatatatatatatatatatatatatatatatatatatatatatatatatatata
Above is a window of Eriocheir sinensis breed Jianghai 21 chromosome 8, ASM2467909v1, whole genome shotgun sequence DNA encoding:
- the LOC126995664 gene encoding torsin-1A-like; the encoded protein is MKPQGLSAGVLVLVPVLLLLMVPQSEASVSLGVSALGVAGAALYAGFETLRCSFYECCAPRAKWIKPNMTALDHAITSRVHGQHLVRDVVLKALTSHLQNDEPSKALVMSFHGWTGGGKNYVSKFIAENIYKLGMRSDFVHIFVSTIHFPHEQQADIYKLHLQDWIRGNVSKCERSLFIFDEIDKMPIGMINGIKPFIDYHENIDGVDFRKSIFLFLSNTGGPDITRAVLKMWRAGKKREEITMMDLEPLTERGAFNEQGGLHKSELIQHSLVDHYIPFLPLERHHVELCIRDEIQRRGHTPTKELIKKVSNEMMFFPPENQLFSTTGCKRVAQKVGFILADELYGSLFT